Proteins co-encoded in one Methylomonas albis genomic window:
- a CDS encoding acetolactate synthase 3 large subunit, producing MELSGGHILVQCLKDEGVEFVFGYPGGSVLHIYDAIFHQDEVKHILVRHEQAAAHAADAYARATGKPGVVLVTSGPGATNAVTGIATAYMDSIPMVIISGQVPSPVIGSDAFQEVDTVGITRPCVKHNFLVKDVNDLAETMKKAFYVATTGRPGPVLVDVPKDITDPNIKVPYKYPKKVVMRSYNPVVTGHKGQIKRAVEMLLTAQRPIIYSGGGVILGEAHKELTELTQLLGYPITNTLMGLGGYPATDKQFVGMLGMHGTYEANMAMHESDVILAVGARFDDRVTGKLTEFCPYAKIIHIDVDPASISKTVKVDVPIVGEVKPVLEQMIELIKDSKIKPSKTSLESWWQLIQSWRDVHCLEYDRNSKVIKPQYVVEQLYQVTHGDALVTSDVGQHQMYAAQYYHFDKPRRWINSGGLGTMGFGLPAAIGVKLAFPEANVACITGEASIQMCIQELSTALQYRTPVKIINLNNRYMGMVRQWQEFSYQCRYSESYMDTIPDFVKLAEAYGHVGMRIENPEDVRGALEEAFALKDRTVFMDFMTDRTENVYPMIEAGKGHHDMKLRVAPGTPVDRELS from the coding sequence TTGGAACTCAGTGGCGGACATATTCTTGTCCAATGTCTTAAAGATGAAGGTGTCGAATTTGTATTTGGCTATCCGGGTGGCTCTGTCTTGCACATCTATGATGCCATTTTCCATCAAGACGAAGTGAAACATATCCTGGTCAGACACGAGCAAGCGGCTGCCCACGCGGCGGACGCCTATGCGCGCGCCACCGGCAAGCCGGGCGTGGTGCTGGTCACCTCAGGCCCCGGCGCAACCAATGCCGTCACCGGCATTGCTACAGCCTATATGGACTCCATCCCGATGGTGATCATCTCGGGACAAGTGCCATCGCCGGTGATAGGCAGCGATGCATTCCAGGAAGTCGATACGGTCGGCATCACCCGCCCCTGCGTGAAACACAATTTTCTGGTCAAAGACGTCAACGATCTGGCCGAAACCATGAAAAAAGCATTTTACGTGGCAACCACCGGCCGGCCTGGCCCGGTACTGGTCGACGTACCGAAGGACATCACCGATCCGAACATCAAAGTACCTTACAAGTATCCGAAAAAAGTCGTGATGCGCTCTTACAACCCGGTGGTCACCGGTCATAAGGGTCAGATCAAACGTGCGGTTGAAATGCTGCTGACCGCGCAACGGCCGATTATTTATTCGGGCGGCGGTGTGATTCTCGGTGAAGCCCACAAAGAACTGACCGAATTGACCCAATTGCTGGGTTATCCGATCACCAATACCTTGATGGGTTTGGGCGGCTATCCGGCCACCGACAAACAATTCGTCGGCATGCTGGGCATGCACGGTACTTACGAAGCCAATATGGCGATGCACGAGAGCGATGTTATCCTCGCCGTCGGTGCGCGCTTCGACGACCGAGTAACCGGCAAACTCACCGAGTTCTGCCCGTACGCAAAAATCATTCACATCGACGTCGATCCGGCCTCGATTTCCAAGACCGTTAAAGTTGACGTGCCTATCGTTGGCGAAGTGAAGCCGGTATTGGAACAAATGATAGAGCTGATTAAAGACAGCAAAATCAAGCCGTCCAAAACATCGCTGGAATCCTGGTGGCAATTGATTCAAAGCTGGCGCGACGTGCATTGCCTGGAATACGACCGCAATAGCAAAGTGATCAAGCCGCAATATGTGGTTGAACAGCTGTATCAGGTCACCCATGGCGACGCCTTGGTCACCTCGGACGTCGGTCAGCACCAAATGTACGCGGCGCAGTATTACCACTTCGACAAACCCCGGCGCTGGATTAACTCCGGCGGCCTGGGTACGATGGGTTTTGGCTTGCCAGCAGCGATCGGCGTGAAACTGGCGTTTCCGGAAGCCAATGTCGCCTGCATCACCGGCGAAGCCAGCATCCAGATGTGCATACAAGAGTTATCGACTGCGCTGCAGTACCGCACACCGGTCAAGATCATCAATCTTAACAACCGTTACATGGGCATGGTCAGGCAATGGCAGGAGTTTTCCTATCAATGCCGCTATTCAGAGTCGTACATGGATACCATCCCCGACTTCGTCAAATTGGCGGAAGCCTATGGTCATGTCGGCATGCGCATTGAAAACCCCGAAGACGTGCGCGGCGCCCTGGAAGAAGCCTTCGCGTTGAAAGATAGAACCGTGTTCATGGATTTCATGACCGACCGTACCGAAAACGTTTATCCCATGATAGAAGCAGGCAAAGGCCATCACGACATGAAATTGCGCGTCGCACCCGGCACCCCGGTAGACAGGGAGTTGTCATAA
- a CDS encoding 4'-phosphopantetheinyl transferase family protein, translated as MVNQYFVDVWHGNLRLTATALQQLTGLLTDDERSKAESFKSTLLRDRYLVVRGLLRQTLADYLDVEPGTLVFEIGQYGKPALVGGALHFNLSHSADTLLIAVADFADIGVDIEASRPRQHLDNLAERCFSDQEYQVWCNLSADERLDAFYRLWTKKEAFVKAVGRGIALGIEQCEFELGKRGPLLAIPPAYGPASAWMVHELDVDGASCAALATPACSYDLRCLALSVK; from the coding sequence ATGGTGAATCAGTATTTTGTCGATGTTTGGCATGGGAATCTGCGACTTACAGCAACGGCTTTGCAGCAATTGACTGGGCTGTTGACGGATGATGAAAGATCCAAGGCCGAGTCGTTCAAATCAACTTTATTACGCGACCGTTACCTTGTAGTACGCGGATTATTGCGACAAACCCTGGCTGATTATCTGGATGTTGAGCCCGGCACCTTGGTTTTCGAGATTGGGCAGTATGGTAAGCCTGCCCTGGTCGGCGGCGCGCTGCATTTTAACCTTTCGCATAGCGCCGATACCTTATTGATAGCCGTTGCAGATTTCGCCGATATTGGTGTCGATATTGAGGCCAGCAGGCCGCGCCAGCATCTCGATAACTTGGCGGAACGTTGTTTTTCTGATCAAGAATATCAAGTCTGGTGTAATTTGTCGGCGGATGAGCGGCTTGATGCTTTTTATCGGCTCTGGACCAAAAAAGAGGCGTTCGTCAAAGCGGTTGGTAGGGGGATTGCGTTAGGGATTGAGCAATGTGAATTCGAATTGGGGAAGAGAGGGCCGTTGCTAGCTATTCCGCCTGCATACGGTCCGGCAAGCGCTTGGATGGTTCACGAATTGGATGTCGATGGTGCTAGCTGCGCGGCGCTTGCCACGCCAGCTTGTTCTTACGATTTACGGTGCTTAGCTCTGTCGGTCAAGTGA
- a CDS encoding response regulator, with the protein MNKQTTIGILLIDDHAIVREGYRSLISKQADMKVIAEAANGADAYQLYKEQQPDVVVTDLTMPGLSGLELIGRIKQRDSKARILAFSMHQNPSFARQACRVGALGYVTKSSAPDMLLQAIREVHLGRHILSADIAQALALENLGNETLALNSLTAREFEILRLLVEANTPDTIAKTLNISPKTVGNCHYLIKNKLGVNSDIELTRLAIKLNLVNLLDLADQA; encoded by the coding sequence ATGAACAAACAGACCACAATCGGTATTTTGCTGATAGACGATCACGCGATAGTTCGAGAAGGTTATCGCTCGCTAATCAGCAAACAAGCAGATATGAAAGTAATAGCTGAAGCCGCGAACGGTGCCGATGCCTATCAGCTCTACAAAGAACAGCAACCCGACGTCGTGGTAACCGATTTAACCATGCCCGGCTTAAGTGGGCTGGAATTGATAGGCCGCATCAAACAGCGCGACAGCAAAGCCAGGATACTGGCATTCAGCATGCATCAAAACCCCAGCTTTGCCCGCCAAGCCTGCCGGGTTGGCGCCTTGGGTTACGTCACCAAAAGCAGCGCGCCGGACATGCTGCTGCAGGCGATACGAGAAGTCCATCTAGGTAGGCATATTCTCAGCGCCGACATCGCCCAAGCACTGGCATTGGAAAATCTCGGCAATGAAACCCTGGCACTGAATAGTTTAACTGCCAGGGAATTCGAAATCCTGCGCCTACTCGTCGAAGCCAATACCCCCGACACCATCGCCAAAACCCTCAACATCAGCCCGAAAACCGTCGGTAACTGCCATTACCTGATCAAAAACAAACTAGGGGTAAACAGCGACATTGAGTTAACGCGCTTGGCGATTAAGTTGAACCTGGTTAATCTGCTGGATTTGGCAGACCAAGCGTAG
- a CDS encoding sensor histidine kinase: MNLKLYLLSRITAVALLCLLATVAYVLHGSAEQSATLAQNTLAALGKQLEFQLFKVSAGEKPTSPFPDFDLWKQTGSEPGICASYLANDGETMRNYCKGIDLSTHYYPQHFAKLYRRLFGPNFDWQRPITYNGQIYGVLTVSVSAEMSIAHAWEDVRHLLALYTITIAAVCLLVYLAVSRALRPAQTIVQGLNRLSQGDLGYRLPKFGLLEWRQTATAINQLADNQQQLLTERQKLVVMLMNLQEEERRYLARELHDELGQCLTAIHAVAAGIAQTAQQSCPELITEAEQISRFTQTMQQSVRDLLTRLRPAELEELGLDASLRSLLARWNSLSKTRYKLHIAGDCKKLPEPLTISLFRIVQEGISNIAKHASASQADITLTIADTELTLTIQDDGSAIDLPFAIDQGIGLLGMRERVLALNGRLDLSIAQPHGLKIQARLPLAQPETAQ, encoded by the coding sequence ATGAACCTAAAACTGTATTTGTTATCTCGTATCACGGCGGTAGCCTTGCTGTGTTTACTCGCTACTGTCGCTTACGTATTGCATGGCAGCGCCGAACAATCTGCAACGCTAGCGCAAAACACCTTGGCCGCGCTGGGCAAACAACTGGAGTTTCAGTTATTCAAAGTGAGCGCCGGCGAAAAGCCGACCAGCCCGTTTCCCGATTTTGATTTATGGAAGCAGACCGGCAGCGAACCCGGCATTTGCGCCAGCTATCTCGCTAATGACGGCGAAACGATGCGCAACTATTGCAAGGGCATCGACCTATCGACTCATTACTATCCTCAGCATTTTGCTAAGCTATACCGACGACTTTTCGGGCCGAACTTCGACTGGCAGCGCCCAATAACTTACAACGGCCAGATTTACGGCGTATTAACGGTTTCGGTTAGCGCCGAAATGTCGATAGCCCACGCCTGGGAGGACGTGAGGCATTTACTGGCGCTATACACGATTACTATCGCGGCAGTCTGCCTGTTGGTTTATTTAGCCGTCAGCCGCGCTCTACGTCCAGCCCAGACCATTGTCCAAGGACTGAACCGACTCAGCCAGGGCGATTTGGGGTATCGACTGCCCAAATTTGGATTACTGGAATGGCGGCAAACCGCGACGGCTATCAATCAACTCGCCGACAATCAACAACAACTACTAACGGAACGGCAAAAATTGGTAGTGATGTTGATGAACTTACAGGAAGAGGAACGCCGCTATCTGGCGCGGGAGCTTCACGACGAACTGGGCCAATGCCTAACTGCGATCCACGCGGTCGCCGCCGGTATCGCCCAAACCGCTCAGCAAAGTTGCCCCGAACTAATCACGGAAGCCGAGCAAATCAGCCGTTTTACCCAAACCATGCAGCAGAGTGTGCGAGACTTATTGACGCGCTTACGACCGGCGGAACTGGAGGAGCTAGGCCTGGACGCTAGCTTGCGAAGCCTTTTGGCGCGTTGGAACAGTCTGAGTAAGACACGCTACAAACTGCATATCGCCGGCGATTGCAAAAAGCTGCCGGAGCCGCTGACTATCAGCCTGTTCCGCATCGTTCAAGAAGGCATTAGCAATATAGCCAAACATGCCTCGGCCAGCCAGGCCGATATTACGCTGACCATCGCCGATACCGAGCTTACGTTGACCATACAAGACGACGGCAGCGCCATCGATTTGCCGTTTGCCATCGACCAGGGGATAGGCTTACTGGGCATGCGCGAACGCGTATTGGCCTTAAACGGCCGCTTAGACTTGAGCATAGCCCAACCTCATGGATTGAAAATTCAAGCGCGCCTGCCACTAGCTCAGCCGGAAACCGCCCAATGA
- a CDS encoding SRPBCC family protein, with protein MLKTVNVSKTMPIPAATVWSAIAGIGGLERWFPVITACCVIGNGVGAMRVLTLAAGGEMTDRIELIDHGRRRFQYNRIESPFPVSSNLGTVEVGEALDGGSVLEWSVDIDADAESLDLLEFVRQAITDGVAGLEWDLLDSAAL; from the coding sequence ATGCTTAAAACAGTGAACGTCAGCAAAACTATGCCGATACCGGCTGCAACGGTGTGGTCGGCGATAGCCGGTATCGGCGGTCTGGAGCGATGGTTCCCGGTTATTACTGCTTGTTGTGTGATAGGCAATGGCGTCGGTGCGATGCGGGTTTTGACCTTGGCGGCGGGTGGGGAAATGACGGATAGAATCGAGCTAATCGATCACGGCCGCCGACGCTTTCAATACAACCGTATTGAATCGCCGTTTCCGGTGAGCAGTAATCTGGGGACGGTGGAGGTCGGCGAAGCGCTTGATGGCGGCAGTGTGCTGGAGTGGAGCGTGGATATTGACGCAGACGCGGAAAGCCTAGATTTGCTTGAATTTGTACGCCAGGCGATAACGGACGGTGTGGCTGGATTGGAGTGGGATTTACTGGATTCAGCAGCGTTATGA
- a CDS encoding DUF2380 domain-containing protein, giving the protein MNNLGLIKCLSLAVGVFSAAANAASRIAVLDFELNDITSLPNTPLEVTRTASMAPLLIAALSRSGEYKIVAVDVASQKAANASFGYLFRFHDLAARLGQQQGADWVLVSQHSKPSYLFSYLWVYLIDVKQQAAVARYDIEMKGNHQKVTQHGIDTLAGKIQATLAISKH; this is encoded by the coding sequence ATGAATAACCTTGGATTGATCAAATGTTTGTCGTTGGCTGTGGGTGTGTTCTCGGCTGCGGCTAATGCCGCGTCGCGGATAGCGGTTTTGGATTTTGAATTGAATGACATTACTTCGCTGCCTAATACTCCGTTAGAAGTAACGCGTACTGCCAGTATGGCGCCGTTGTTGATTGCGGCACTAAGCCGGTCAGGTGAATATAAAATCGTGGCTGTCGATGTTGCTAGCCAGAAAGCCGCTAACGCAAGCTTCGGTTATTTGTTCCGATTCCACGATTTGGCAGCGCGATTGGGTCAGCAGCAGGGTGCGGATTGGGTTCTAGTCAGTCAACACAGCAAACCCAGCTATTTGTTTTCGTATCTGTGGGTGTATTTGATCGATGTGAAGCAGCAGGCGGCGGTGGCCCGTTACGATATTGAGATGAAGGGTAATCATCAAAAAGTCACCCAGCATGGCATCGATACGCTGGCGGGAAAGATTCAAGCTACGCTTGCTATTAGTAAGCATTAG
- the ltrA gene encoding group II intron reverse transcriptase/maturase: MTTVHALEQSLLETIVARDNLQRAWKRVKANKGAAGVDAIAVADFPAWAQQHWPTIKAQLMSGDYQPEAVRRVWIPKPNGDKRPLGIPTIADRVIQQAIAQQLAPHFEREFSHNSYGFRPGRNAHQAIRQVRDYIRAKYRMVVDIDLAAFFDNVNHDVLMRLLSQRIRDKRVLQLIGRYLRTGVIENEQWQATPKGVPQGGPLSPLLANVVLHELDVYLHQCGHRFARYADDFVICVRSLRAAQRVQANVTRFLEQRLKLHVNLNKSRICTSNELEFLGFCFRGNKIVWSDKALHRFKHRIKQLTGRSWGVSLAYRYRELRRYIVGWMNYFALSEYYRPVPELDEWLRRRMRCCYWKQWRWPRTKISHLVSLGVSLKEAIKTGVSSKGPYAMSRTPITQMAMNNEWLKAQGLVSIKDQWVRFHYPVSTA, translated from the coding sequence ATGACAACCGTGCACGCCTTGGAACAATCTTTACTGGAGACCATCGTCGCCCGCGACAACCTGCAACGCGCCTGGAAGCGCGTGAAGGCGAACAAGGGCGCGGCCGGAGTTGATGCAATAGCCGTGGCGGATTTTCCGGCTTGGGCGCAACAACATTGGCCGACCATCAAGGCCCAATTGATGAGCGGCGACTACCAACCGGAAGCGGTCCGGCGGGTGTGGATACCCAAACCCAACGGCGATAAACGGCCGTTGGGCATCCCCACAATCGCCGACCGCGTCATCCAGCAAGCCATCGCGCAACAGCTCGCGCCGCACTTCGAGCGCGAGTTCAGCCACAACAGCTACGGTTTCCGTCCCGGACGTAACGCTCACCAAGCCATCCGGCAAGTGCGCGACTATATTCGAGCGAAATACCGGATGGTGGTGGACATCGATTTGGCTGCCTTCTTCGACAACGTCAATCACGATGTGTTGATGCGGCTGCTCAGCCAACGCATCCGCGACAAGCGGGTGTTGCAACTGATCGGTCGTTATTTGCGCACCGGCGTCATCGAAAACGAGCAATGGCAAGCGACCCCGAAGGGTGTTCCCCAAGGTGGTCCGCTATCGCCGTTGCTGGCTAACGTCGTATTGCACGAATTGGACGTCTACCTGCATCAATGCGGCCACCGTTTTGCCCGTTACGCCGATGACTTCGTTATCTGCGTGCGCAGCCTGCGGGCGGCGCAACGGGTGCAGGCCAACGTCACACGGTTTCTGGAACAGCGGTTGAAACTGCACGTCAATCTCAACAAAAGTCGTATCTGTACCAGCAACGAACTGGAGTTTCTCGGGTTCTGCTTCCGAGGCAACAAAATCGTCTGGAGCGACAAAGCGTTACACCGCTTTAAACATCGGATCAAACAACTCACGGGGCGCTCGTGGGGCGTCAGCCTGGCTTACCGCTACCGCGAATTGCGACGCTATATCGTGGGTTGGATGAACTACTTTGCGTTATCGGAATATTACCGGCCAGTTCCCGAGCTGGACGAATGGCTACGGCGGCGCATGCGCTGTTGCTACTGGAAACAGTGGCGGTGGCCGCGCACCAAGATCAGCCATCTGGTCAGTTTGGGCGTCAGCCTGAAGGAAGCGATTAAAACCGGCGTGAGCTCGAAAGGGCCTTACGCCATGTCGCGGACACCGATTACGCAGATGGCGATGAACAACGAGTGGTTAAAAGCGCAGGGCTTGGTGTCGATCAAAGACCAGTGGGTACGTTTTCATTACCCTGTTTCAACCGCCTAG
- the rpsI gene encoding 30S ribosomal protein S9 has translation MAAQYYGTGRRKSAIARVYATIGSGQFTINKLPVEQYFGRKTDEMIARQPLELLGKTSDFDVNIIVCGGGPSGQAGAIRHGLTRALMVFDEALRPSLRKAGYVTRDAREVERKKVGLHKARKRPQYSKR, from the coding sequence ATGGCAGCTCAATACTACGGAACAGGTCGTCGCAAAAGCGCAATCGCTCGCGTCTACGCCACCATCGGTTCAGGACAATTCACTATCAACAAACTTCCTGTTGAGCAATATTTCGGCCGCAAAACCGACGAGATGATTGCCAGACAACCATTGGAATTGTTGGGCAAAACCAGTGATTTCGACGTCAACATCATCGTTTGCGGTGGCGGCCCTTCAGGCCAAGCTGGCGCGATTCGTCACGGCCTGACTCGTGCGTTGATGGTTTTCGACGAAGCATTGAGACCATCGCTGAGAAAAGCCGGTTATGTTACTCGCGACGCTCGCGAAGTCGAACGTAAAAAAGTCGGCTTGCATAAAGCCAGAAAACGTCCTCAATACTCAAAACGTTAA
- the rplM gene encoding 50S ribosomal protein L13, translating into MKTFSAKPAEVKRDWYVIDAEGKTLGRLATEIARRLRGKHKPEFTPHVDTGDYIIVINAEKVGVTGNKEKDKMYYHHTGYVGNMKSTSLGKLRQTFPDRIITTAVQGMLPKNPLGRAMFKKLKVYAGSEHSHQSQQPKVLEF; encoded by the coding sequence ATGAAAACATTTAGTGCAAAGCCCGCAGAAGTTAAGCGCGATTGGTACGTGATTGATGCAGAAGGAAAGACATTAGGTCGCCTTGCTACTGAAATTGCACGACGTCTTCGCGGAAAACACAAACCCGAATTCACACCACACGTTGACACCGGCGATTACATCATCGTCATTAACGCCGAAAAAGTTGGCGTTACCGGCAACAAAGAAAAAGACAAAATGTATTATCACCATACTGGTTATGTCGGTAACATGAAGTCAACTTCTTTAGGCAAGTTAAGACAAACTTTTCCGGACAGAATCATCACCACCGCCGTTCAAGGCATGCTGCCCAAAAATCCATTGGGCCGTGCAATGTTCAAAAAATTGAAAGTTTACGCAGGTTCTGAGCATAGTCATCAATCTCAGCAACCTAAAGTTTTAGAATTCTAA
- a CDS encoding sigma-54-dependent transcriptional regulator — protein sequence MNKQAPYIMVVDDEQDIRQLVSEILEDEGYDVAMAENATEAKALKNQRQPNLILLDIWMPDSDGITLLREWVSEDDALCPVIMMSGHASVESAVEATRLGAYDFLEKPLSLAKLLLIVERALETSSLQRENAGLKQQLMIGVDPVGKSAVVERTKDKLKRLAQHDARVLFVGEAGVGKEMFARYLHNNSSRRDGSFVDVSVGSISPENSAVEFFGREDNGRVYRGLLEQAHRGTLFLGEIGGMDPETQTRLLSALESSSFLRVGGSQAVRVDVRVVASTRMSLEEEVNSGRFRQDLYYLLNVVTLEIPPLREHSEDVPSLLNFYVDHFVTQEKLPFRRFSMAAQNYLRNYSWPGNVRELRNLVQRLMILGAGDDIELDEVKTALGSIAEQPKLGLNVPEFFNLPLKEARDHFEKSYLEYHFEKTGGSVAKLASAIGMERTHLYRKLHSLKIKL from the coding sequence ATGAATAAGCAAGCACCTTACATAATGGTGGTAGACGACGAGCAGGACATTCGTCAATTGGTGTCTGAAATTCTAGAGGATGAAGGTTACGATGTAGCCATGGCGGAAAACGCCACGGAAGCCAAAGCGCTTAAAAATCAGCGTCAGCCCAATCTAATTCTGCTAGACATCTGGATGCCTGACAGCGACGGCATCACCCTGCTGCGGGAATGGGTTAGCGAAGACGATGCGCTATGCCCGGTGATCATGATGTCCGGCCATGCCTCGGTGGAATCGGCGGTAGAAGCGACTCGGCTTGGCGCTTACGACTTTTTGGAAAAACCCCTATCCTTGGCCAAATTGCTGCTGATCGTCGAACGTGCGCTGGAAACCAGCTCATTACAACGCGAAAACGCCGGTTTGAAACAACAGCTGATGATAGGCGTGGATCCGGTCGGTAAAAGTGCAGTGGTGGAACGCACCAAAGACAAATTGAAACGGCTGGCACAACACGACGCCCGAGTATTGTTCGTGGGCGAAGCCGGTGTCGGTAAGGAAATGTTCGCCCGCTATTTGCACAACAATAGTTCACGGCGCGACGGCTCCTTTGTCGATGTGTCGGTCGGCAGTATCTCCCCGGAAAACTCTGCAGTGGAGTTTTTCGGCCGTGAAGACAACGGTCGGGTTTATCGAGGCCTACTGGAACAAGCCCATCGCGGCACACTGTTCCTCGGCGAAATCGGCGGCATGGACCCGGAAACCCAAACCCGCTTGCTTAGCGCGCTGGAATCCAGTTCGTTTCTGCGGGTTGGCGGCAGCCAGGCGGTGCGCGTCGATGTGCGTGTCGTCGCGTCCACCCGCATGTCTTTGGAAGAAGAAGTCAACAGCGGCCGCTTCCGCCAGGATCTTTATTACTTGTTGAATGTGGTCACGCTAGAGATTCCGCCGTTACGCGAACACAGCGAAGACGTACCCAGCTTGTTGAATTTTTACGTCGATCATTTCGTTACTCAAGAAAAGCTGCCGTTCCGGCGCTTCTCGATGGCAGCACAAAATTATTTGCGTAATTACAGCTGGCCAGGTAATGTGCGCGAATTGCGTAATCTGGTGCAACGTCTGATGATACTGGGTGCCGGCGACGATATTGAACTCGACGAAGTAAAAACCGCACTAGGATCGATAGCCGAACAACCTAAGCTAGGCCTGAATGTACCGGAGTTTTTCAATTTGCCGCTGAAGGAAGCTCGAGACCATTTTGAAAAATCCTACCTGGAATATCATTTCGAAAAAACCGGCGGCAGCGTCGCCAAACTGGCATCGGCTATCGGCATGGAACGTACGCATTTGTACCGAAAACTACATTCCCTGAAAATTAAGCTTTAA